In a single window of the Gossypium hirsutum isolate 1008001.06 chromosome A13, Gossypium_hirsutum_v2.1, whole genome shotgun sequence genome:
- the LOC121212743 gene encoding uncharacterized protein, which translates to MGVENKGGSRPLGPDLDDRGETPRRRNQGHFRRSDTREGPVIGKRWRRACEEVPDRARGAGSGRRGGMRRKEKPRFSAAKILASWARFFLLFRFGLEFVNGLLILGLLFGLSCWYGPRQILGFTVFDQPLSIFTKIIFL; encoded by the exons ATGGGAGTCGAAAACAAAGGAGGTTCTCGGCCTCTTGGACCCGATTTGGACGACAGAGGAGAGACCCCCCGACGACGGAATCAAGGCCACTTCCG GAGGTCTGACACGCGTGAAGGGCCAGTGATAGGCAAACGGTGGCGGCGAGCATGCGAGGAGGTGCCTGACAGAGCACGCGGCGCTGGGAGTGGCAGACGAGGAGGCATGCGGCGCAAAGAAAAGCCAAGGTTTTCTGCTGCTAAAATTTTAGCTTCctgggctaggttttttttattatttaggttTGGGCTTgagtttgtaaatggactgttaattttgggtttattatttgggTTATCTTGTTGGTATGGGCCCaggcagattttgggctttacagtGTTCGATCAACCTCTTTCGATtttcacaaaaataatttttttataa
- the LOC107954452 gene encoding uncharacterized protein: MDRGYDDGVSCVTAGFAAASAVASASAVDASFRTGSDHDSSPLFGLISITSPYCHHHCSMKSPDLYVFDCKEYEYLMEPVVSSLLNLHLKSSVSSFLDCLWLFKLYEEFGLI, from the exons ATGGATCGTGGTTATGATGATGGCGTTAGCTGCGTCACTGCTGGTTTTGCCGCTGCTTCTGCCGTCGCTTCCGCCTCCGCCGTCGATGCTTCTTTTCGTACCGGTTCTGATCATGATTCTTCTCCTCTTTTTGGCCTTATCTCCATCACAAGCCCCTACTGCCATCACCACTGCAGTATGAAATCTCCAGATTTGTATGTATTTGATTGCAAGGAATATGAATATCTCAT GGAGCCAGTTGTCTCTTCATTGCTTAACCTTCATCTCAAGTCCAGCGTTAGCAGCTTTTTGGACTGCCTTTGGCTATTCAAATTATATGAGGAATTTGGTCTTATTTGA